A region from the Diadema setosum chromosome 17, eeDiaSeto1, whole genome shotgun sequence genome encodes:
- the LOC140240368 gene encoding proteasome subunit beta type-7-like gives MSAPLITEPHSGGFVFENVRRNAMLEKKGLKAPTAVKTGTTIAGLIYKDGVILGADTRATEGTIIADKNCTKIHFIAPNIYCCGAGTAADTEVTTQMISSNLELHRLSTGREGRVVTANRMLKQFLFRYQGHIGAALVLGGVDCSGAHLYSIYPHGSTNKLPFCTMGSGALAAMSVFEDRYRPDMEEEEAKKLVRDGIAAGVFNDLGSGTNIDLCVIKKGKVDFLRPYDVANKKGVRQGNYTYKRGTTAVLKKTVTPLPYEVVTTRVESMDTS, from the exons ATGTCGGCTCCTTTGATAACTGAACCACACTCTGGTGGATTTGTCTTCGAAAATGTCCGCAG GAACGCGATGCTCGAGAAGAAAGGCCTGAAGGCCCCCACTGCAGTGAAAACAGGAACTACCATTGCAGGATTAATATACAAG GATGGTGTCATTCTTGGAGCAGATACAAGAGCCACGGAGGGTACAATTATTGCTGACAAGAACTGCACCAAGATTCACTTCATTGCCCCTAACATTTA TTGCTGCGGAGCTGGAACTGCAGCGGACACAGAGGTGACGACGCAGATGATTTCTTCCAACCTGGAGCTTCACCGTCTCTCCACGGGGAGGGAAGGGCGTGTGGTCACCGCAAACCGTATGCTCAAGCAGTTCCTGTTCAG GTACCAGGGGCACATTGGAGCCGCCCTGGTGCTGGGTGGGGTGGACTGCTCCGGCGCCCACCTCTACTCAATCTACCCTCACGGCTCCACCAACAAGCTCCCCTTCTGCACCATGGGGTCGGGAGCCCTAGCTGCCATGTCAGTCTTTGAGGACCGGTACCGTCCAGACATGGAG GAGGAAGAGGCTAAGAAACTTGTCAGAGATGGGATCGCAGCTGGGGTTTTCAACGATCTGGGCTCCGGCACCAACATCGATCTCTGTGTTATCAAGAAGGGCAAGGTGGACTTCCTGCGGCCATATGATGTGGCCAACAAGAAGGGTGTAAG acaAGGAAACTACACCTACAAGAGGGGTACCACAGCGGTCCTGAAGAAAACCGTCACACCCCTGCCGTACGAAGTTGTAACCACACGGGTGGAGTCCATGGATACCTCGTGA